TTATCACCAAACCGATCGACATCAATTTACTCTTAAATAGATTACAGAAATATTTACAACTAACTTGGATTTATGAACCTGATTATGGTATTGAAAAAAGTACCCAAGAACCTGATCAAGTGATTATACCGCCTCCTTATGAAGAACTTTTTAAACTGTACAGAGCCTCAAGAATTGGTCATATTAAAGAAATTTTATCCGAAGCACTGCGAATTAAAAATCTCGATCCGCGTTATGCAGGATTTGCCGATCGCGTCATCGAATTAGCGAAAAATTTTAAAGATAGCGAAGTTTTAGCAATGCTCCATCAAATGTTTTCTGAATTTAGCGAAATCGAAGGCCGTTTGGGTTAGGAAATTTTAAATTTCAGATTAACAATTAAACAACAAAAAGTGTGGTGTAATCATGAAGAACAGATATTTAATCTTACAAAGATGGCTAACTAAAACTCAAGATTTTATACAAAACCAATTAGGAAGAGATCGAAAATTTTCGATTGCTTCACGACTTAACTTTATTTTTGCCATTGTAATTCTTGTTATTGCTAGTATAGCAGCCACCTTACTCCTTTTAAGTAACAGAGTCAAAGAATCAAACCAGAAAATTTTAGAACAAGACCTTCCTCTAGCATTAAATAGTCTTTCTATGCTAGAACAATTGCGAGAATTAAACAATAATATGTTGGAATATGCTGTGGGAGAACCCGAAGAAAAGCAAGAATTTTTGCTTGGTTTTAATCAGTTACAAAATTATCGAGAACGCATCCCCAAAAATTCGATCTACCAGAGTGAATTAAGGGATTTAGATACTCTCTTAGAAATTTATAAAAACCAAGCTCAAGAATTAGTTTTTAAAGTTTACGATCCCTATTTGGATGAAAAAGCAACGAAAAAAATCCAAGGATTGCTGAGTAACGTTGGCGGACAATTAGAAAAGCTTTTAACACAATTAAAAGATGAAGAAATTAGAGATGCGGGTATAAGTAAAGACGTTAAAGAAATCCTCACAGATGACATACCAGGTATAGCTTATTATCTGGAAATAAACGATGTTGCTGGAGATATGCTAGCTGCGTTGAATCGGTATATGTTAAATGATGAAAAAGCGCGTCCTTACTTCTTCGAGAAGGCATTAAAATTTGAATTGACTCTAGCCAAGTTAAAACCCCTAGAGCAGAAACCGCAAGAAAAACTCATGCTAGCAGAAATTGAAAGACTTTTTCGAGTCCTCAAGCGCGATGGGGAAGAAATTATGGTTAGCTCCCAAAGAATAAATCGCAAGGAAGCTTTGCGAGCTATTGATGAATTAGAAAACAGCTATTTTAAACGAACTGAAGAAATATTAGAGAAACTTTCTCAGGCGGCTCGGACTCGTGTAGAAGATAGTACCGAAGCACTTAATCAATTGGTGCTACTTATGAATGTTGTGACGATGATTACGATTACGATCGGGATTATAGCGATCGTTATATTAGTATTGCATTCCAGTCGCGCTATTTTGAAACCCGTTACCGAAATTACCGATGCAGTTGAATATTTGCGTCGTCGAGAAGGAGAATATGAAATTGCTCAAGGAAATTACGATTTAGAATTCGATCGCGTTTTGAGCAGTTTAAGATTATTTCAACAAGAATTAATGGAACTCGATCGCTTACGCGCCTCGGAAGCAGAACGTACCCAACTACTTGAAAAAGCCACCGCCGCCGCCGAAAGTGCTAACGCAGCGAAAAGTAGTTTCTTAGCAACAATGAGTCATGAAATTCGCACTCCCATGAATGCAATTTTGGGACTTTCCCATTTAGCTTTGCAAACAAACTTAGATAACAAGCAAATTGATTACTTACGCAAAATTGAAAAATCTGGGCAATCTTTACTACGATTAATTAATGATATTTTGGACTTTTCTAAAATCGAAGCCGGGAGATTGGTATTAGAAAAAGTAGATTTCGATCTGGAATTGGTATTAGAAAATGTTGCCAATTTGATCGGTTTAAAAGCCGAAGAAAAAAACCTAGAATTTTTATTTGAAATAGAAGCAGATGTTCCGAAATTCGTTCAGGGCGATCCTCTACGTTTAGAGCAAATTTTGCTCAATTTGGCTAGTAATGCCATAAAGTTTACCGAACACGGGGAAGTAACAATTCGTGTCATGTTGCGAGAACAAACTATTGATGCGATCGAGCTTTTCTTTTGTGTACAAGATACAGGAATCGGACTAACTCAGGTACAAATTCAAAATCTCTTCCAATCTTTCAGTCAAGCCGATCGTTCTACAACTCGCAAATATGGCGGTACAGGCTTAGGATTAGCTATTTCCAAACGTTTGGTTAATTTGATGGGTGGCGAAGTTTTTGTGGAAAGTCAGCCGGGGAAAGGTAGCAACTTTCAATTTACAGTTATGTTGAAACCTGCCGTTACTACTCCTGAATCTAAAATTGTTATTCCACCAGATTTGCGCTATTTGAAAGTTTTAGTAGTAGATGATAATGCGACAGCGCGGGAAATTTTATTCAAAACTTTGCAATCTTTCTCCTTACAAACAAATGCCGTTGCTACAGCAGAAAAGGCATTAGAAGAATTATTAGCAGCAAAAGATGCTCCCTACGACTTAGTTTTAATGGATTGGTTTTTGCGAAATGGAATCGATGGAATTGAAGCCACGCGCCGCCTCCGCGCTTCCCAAGAAATTGCCAAGCAACCTCACGTTATTTTGATTACAGCTTACGGACAAGCGAATTTACAAACTGAAGCAGAACAAGCTGGTGTGGATGATTTTCTCACTAAACCTGTGAGTCGTTCGGTGTTGTTTAATGCGATCGCTCGCGTTTTTGGACGAGCCGAGTCGAAGAACGGTCTTCACACCAAATCATACTATGCAACCACGAACAAAAATCAATTCCGGGGAGTTAATATTTTGTTAGTGGAAGATAACGAAATTAACCAACAAATTGCCAAAGAACTTTTAGAAGGAACAGGAGTTCAAGTAAGCCTTGCGAACAATGGATTAGAAGCTGTGGCTGCGGTGCGTCGTCAAGCTTACGATTTGATATTTATGGATATTCAAATGCCAGAAATGGATGGATTGGAAGCA
The sequence above is a segment of the Phormidium ambiguum IAM M-71 genome. Coding sequences within it:
- a CDS encoding hybrid sensor histidine kinase/response regulator, which translates into the protein MKNRYLILQRWLTKTQDFIQNQLGRDRKFSIASRLNFIFAIVILVIASIAATLLLLSNRVKESNQKILEQDLPLALNSLSMLEQLRELNNNMLEYAVGEPEEKQEFLLGFNQLQNYRERIPKNSIYQSELRDLDTLLEIYKNQAQELVFKVYDPYLDEKATKKIQGLLSNVGGQLEKLLTQLKDEEIRDAGISKDVKEILTDDIPGIAYYLEINDVAGDMLAALNRYMLNDEKARPYFFEKALKFELTLAKLKPLEQKPQEKLMLAEIERLFRVLKRDGEEIMVSSQRINRKEALRAIDELENSYFKRTEEILEKLSQAARTRVEDSTEALNQLVLLMNVVTMITITIGIIAIVILVLHSSRAILKPVTEITDAVEYLRRREGEYEIAQGNYDLEFDRVLSSLRLFQQELMELDRLRASEAERTQLLEKATAAAESANAAKSSFLATMSHEIRTPMNAILGLSHLALQTNLDNKQIDYLRKIEKSGQSLLRLINDILDFSKIEAGRLVLEKVDFDLELVLENVANLIGLKAEEKNLEFLFEIEADVPKFVQGDPLRLEQILLNLASNAIKFTEHGEVTIRVMLREQTIDAIELFFCVQDTGIGLTQVQIQNLFQSFSQADRSTTRKYGGTGLGLAISKRLVNLMGGEVFVESQPGKGSNFQFTVMLKPAVTTPESKIVIPPDLRYLKVLVVDDNATAREILFKTLQSFSLQTNAVATAEKALEELLAAKDAPYDLVLMDWFLRNGIDGIEATRRLRASQEIAKQPHVILITAYGQANLQTEAEQAGVDDFLTKPVSRSVLFNAIARVFGRAESKNGLHTKSYYATTNKNQFRGVNILLVEDNEINQQIAKELLEGTGVQVSLANNGLEAVAAVRRQAYDLIFMDIQMPEMDGLEATRRIRALGQDSNPDSLRFRNVPIIAMTAHAMIGDREISIQAGMNDHVTKPIDPSELFRTLNRYTQKRDVAEQETREHGDTETRRHGIENLEGIDVAAGLNRVNGNAKMYRELLVRFRRSQADAMTEIEAAVEQGNYKKAREKTHSIKGVAGNIGAERLFQAGVPLEVALAQEQTANLPTLMAEFGQEFHKVMNSLLQLEPAEESVPAQPTLKIESVEFAKEIDRAAIRESLKQLAELLQFDVGRAFDYLGELEAQFKGTNYWLKFERMRQSAIEFEIDAALQQLHQIEEEIGVK